The segment GATGGGCCGAATGCTCGAGGCCAGCTCCACCTGTTACCTATGCACCCCATCCGCCGCGCTGTTTTCCTCGCCGCATCGCTGTTCGCGCTGGTCTCCTCCGCCTTCGCCGCCGACATCGCCGGCCGCTGGAAAGCGGAGTTCGACACGATGATTGGCGTCCAAAAATACGTCTTCGAATTCAAGGTCGAAGGCGAGAAGCTGACCGGCAAGGCGATCGGCACCCGCGAAGGCGATACGGTGGAGGTTGTTCTCACCGACGGCCGCGTCGCCAACGACCGGATCACGTTTGTCGAGTTGCTCAACTACCAGGGCATGGACCTGCGGATCAGTTACGAAGGCACGATCGTCAGCGGCGACGAGATCAAGCTGACCCGCCACGTCGGCGATTTCGCCGCGGAGCAGCTGGTGGCCAAGCGGATCAAGTAGTCCGCCCCCGGTGCCCTCCTCGACGCCCAGCCCGACCCCCAGCGGAGGTCCCGCGCCGGGGCCGTCTTCCGCCTCCCGCGTCGGAGCCCCGCGGTCGGCGTGGAGGCCCGACCGGAAAATCGCCCTGCTTTACGTCGCCTACGTTCTGGCCCACGTCGGATTTCACCTCTGCGCCCGCTTTTTCGAGGTCGATACCGGCGTCTCCGTTTGGTATCCGCCCGTCGGACTCGCGCTGGCGCTGGCGACGATGACCGGCTGGCGCTGCGCGCCGCTCGTGCTGGCCGTCAATCTCTACTCCGCGCTGGTCCAGACACCTGGCCCAATCACGTGGACCGACTGGGTACTACCCGGCCTCTTCACCCTCATCTATGTCGGCGCCGGCGGCGCGGTGCACCGCTGGTTCGGGCCGGTGCCACAACCCACGCGGCCCGCTCCCGCCGCCGCCTTGATCGGCACTTACCTCGCTGCGGTCGCGGTGGCCGCCGTTGCGGGCGCGGCGGTGGTCCTCGCCGCGGGCTACACGCCAGTCGAGCGCTTCGCCGTCCTGACGTTCCACTGGTGGATGGGCGATCTCACCGGAATGCTCACCGTCGTGCCGCTGTGCCTCGTGCACGTGGCGCCCCGCCTGTTCCAGCCGGCGGCTTCTTCGCCGCGCCGGTGGACGAGGCGGCAAATTTGGGAAATCGTGGCGCAGGCGTGCAGCCTCGTTGGCGCGCTGGTCGTCGTGCACGGCTTCGGCTACCTCCATCCGCACCAGGCGTATTATCTTTCGTTCGTGCCGCTGGTTTGGATCTGCCTGCGGCACGGCCTGCCCGGCGCCACGATTGCGGTGTTCGCCCTCACGATGGGCAGCCTGCTGTCGCTCAGTTTTACCCGCGCCCCGGCCGTGCTCGTGACGGATCTGGTGCTGTTCGAAATCGCGCTCGCCGTCATCGGGCTCGGACTCGGCGCCACGGTGACGCGCCGCGCCCGAGCCGAGACCGACCGCTCGCGGCTGCTCGCCATCCTGGAGGCCTCACCGGATTTCGTGTGCACCGCGGCACTCGACGGTCGCGTGCTCTACCAGAACCTCGCGCTCCAGCGGCTGCGGGGCGACGCGCCCGGGCAACCGCCGGCTGATCGGCAGCTCGTCGATCTCCACTGCCCATGGGCCGCCGAACGCATCACCCGCGAGGGAATCCCGATCGCGCTGGCGGAGGGCGCGTGGCACGGCGAAACGGCGCTGCGGCTGCGCGACGGTGGCGAGATTCCCGTGCTCGAGCTGATCCTCGTCCATCGCGACGATGCCGGCCGCGCGGTGATGCTGTCGAGCGTGGCCCGCGACATCAGCAGCCAGAAGCAGGCCGAGCGGGCGCGGCTCGAGTCGGAGCGCAGCCTGTTGCAGGCGCAAAAGCTCGACAGCCTCCGGGTGCTCGCCGGTGGCATCGCGCATGATTTCAACAACCTGCTCACCGTCGTGCTCGGCCACGCCACGATGACGCGGCTCGAGCTGGCTGCCGACAGCCCGGCCGAGAAGGCGGTGCACCAGATCGAGCTTGCCGCACTGCGCGCCGCCGATCTCTGCCGGCAGATGCTGGCCTATTCCGGGCGCAACCAACTCGCCACCGAACCTCTCGATCTGACGACGATTGTCGAGGAAACCGGCGACCTGCTTCGCGTCTCGATTTCGAAAAAGTGCCGGCTTCAGCTGGAGCTTTCCCGCGCGCTGCCTCCCGTCCAGGGCGATGCCACCCAGCTCAGTCAGATCGCGATGAATCTCGTGATCAACGCGTCGGATGCCAGCGAGGAACGCGGCGGCCTGATCCTGCTTCGCACCGGCCTGTGCGACGCCGACGCCACGTATCTGGCGGACGCCTGCTTCGTGCAGTCCCCCGCCCCGGGACCATATGTTTACCTCGAGGTGACGGACCACGGCTGCGGCATGTCACCGGAAGTCCGGCGCCGGATTTTCGAGCCGTTTTTCACGACGAAATTCACCGGTCACGGACTGGGCCTCTCGGCCGTGCTCGGCATCGTCCGCGCGCACGGCGGCGGCATCAAGGTCGACAGTGCGCCCGGTCGCGGCACCACGTTTCGCGTCCTGCTGCCCATTGCCGCCGGGGCCGCGCGGCCGCGGCCGGACAAACTCGCCGCCACCACCGCGTGGCGCGGTTCGGGCCGCGCGCTGGTGGTGGATGACGAGGAATCAGTCCGCGAGATCGCCTGCCGCATGCTGCGACATTTCGGCTTCGAGCCCATCGCCGCCGCCGACGGCCGCGAGGCACTCGAGCTTTTCCGCGCCGCGCCGGGGGCGTTCGCCCTCGTGCTGCTCGATCTGTCGATGCCGGTCATGGACGGACGCGAAACCTTCGAGGAGATCTTCCGGCTGGATCCGACCACGCCCGTGCTCCTGATGAGCGGCTACAACAAAACCGGCGCGCCCGACTCGTTCGACGATCCGCGGCTGTCCGGCGTGGTGCAGAAGCCGTTCGAGACGGCGACGCTGGGTCGGGCACTGCGCGACGCGTGGGATAACGACCTGCGGCGGGTGGCCTGAACTCCGCCAGTCGCAGGCACCTCGCGCTCACCGCCGCTCATCCCGCGCCGCCGCCGCTGGTCCCGCCCCGCGGAGTTTCATCGCTAACGACTTGGCGTCTGGCCGACCTTGCACAACGTAGACGGCACATTCCCAACTGCATGAACTCCCGATCCTTCATCCTCGCCGCGCTGCTCGCTGCCACGGCCGGATCTCTCCTCGCCGCCGAAACGACCGCCGCGGCGCCCGCGCAAGCGGACGGTTTCTCCTTCGTGAAGACTGTCGGCGTCATCTCCGAATACACGCTGGATTCGAACGGGCTCACCGTGCTGCTCATGCCAGAGCACTCAAGCCCCACCCTCACCTTCATGGTGACTTACCGCGTAGGCTCGCGCAACGAGGTCACCGGCACGACCGGAGCGACGCATCTGCTCGAGCACCTGATGTTCAAGGGCACGCCGGAATTCAACCGCGAGAAGGGCAACAGCGTCGACCAGTTCCTCGAGCGGATCGGCGGCAACTACAACGCCACCACCTGGCTCGATCGCACGAACTACTACGCCAACATCGCCAGCGAAAATCTCGAGGGTTACGTCGCCATCGAGGCGGACCGGATGCGCAACCTCTGGCTGCGTGACCAGGACCGGCAGCCCGAGATGACCGTCGTGCGCAACGAATTCGAGCGCGGCGAAAACAACCCGTTCCAGGCACTGATCAAGGAGATCTTCCAGGCCGCGTACGTCGCGCATCCGTATCACCACTCGACGATCGGCTGGCGCAGCGACATCGAGAACGTGCCGATCGGCAAGCTGCGCGAGTTCTACGACACCTTCTACTGGCCGAACAACGCCACCGTGTCGGTGATCGGTGACGTCGAGTCCGTCGCCGCGCTGGCGCTGGTGAAGAAATACTACGGCGTGTTCCCGCGCTCGCCGCGCCCGATCCCGGAGCTCTACACCGTCGAGCCTGCGCAGACCGGCATGCGGCACGTCACCGTGAAGCGCGCCGGCCAGCTCGGCGTCGTCGCGATCGGCCACAAGGTCCCCGCCGCCACCCACGCGGACTATCCCGCGATCCAGATCCTCAGCGCGATCCTCACCAGCGGCAAAAACAGCCGGCTCTACAAGGCGCTCACCGACAAAAATCTCACCGTCTCGGTCGACGCGTTCCTCGGCTTCAACCACGATCCGTCGCTGCACATCACCTTCGCGCCGCTCGCGCCCGGCGCCAGCTTGGAGAACGTCGAAAAAATCGTCTATGAAGAGGTCGAGCGACTGAAGAAGGACGGCGTCACGCCGACCGAGGTCAGCACCGCCGCCGCGAAGATCCTCGCCGACGCCGCCTTCCAGCGGGACGGCTCGTTTGCCATCGCGGGCAACCTCAACGAGTGCATCGCCGCCGGCGATTGGACGCTCTACTACGGCATCGAGGAAGCCACGAAGCGCGTGACCGCCGCCGACGTGCAACGCGTCGCTAACACCTACTTCAACTACGACCAGAGCACCGCCGGCTGGTTTGTGCCCAACGTCGCCAAGGAACCCGCCGCCGCCGAGTAGTCCGCCGCACCTCAACCCGACTTCTCTTCGTCGTCATGAAAAATCTTTCCTCCTCCCTCGCCCTTCTGTTCACCGTGCCCGCGCTGGCGCTCGCTCAACCGACCCCGCCCGCGCCGTCCGCCACCGCCACACCGGACACGCACCTCGCGGCCCGCGTGGTTCGCGCCAACATCGCCGGCATCGACCTGATCGCCTACCCGACCGGCGTGAAGGACGTCGTCACGTTCCGCGGTTCGCTGCCCGCCGGCGATGCCTTCGCCAGCGAGGACAATGTCGCGATCCCCACGCTCGTCGGCATGATGCTCGACAAGGGCACCACCAAGGCGAACAAGTTTGAGATCGCCGAAAAGCTCGAGAGCGTCGGCGCCACCATTTCGTTCGACGTCGGCACGCAGATGACCGAGGTCAACGCGAAGTGCCTCAAGAAGGACGTGCCGCTCGTGGTCGGCCTGATCGCCGAGCAGCTCCGCTCGCCCGCGTTCTCCGCCGAGGAATTCGAGAAGGCGAAAAAGCAGTTCATCGGCTCGCTGCAGCGGCAGCTCGAGAGCACCGACTTCCGGGCGGCCGACGCGTTCACGCGAGCGGTTTATCCGGTCGGACATCCGAACCGGCAGCCGCCCCCCGAGGAACTGATCAAGGCCGCCGAAACCGCCAAGCTCGAGGACGCGAAGGCGTTTCACGCCAAATACTACGGCCCGGCGCATTTCACGCTCGTCGCCGTCGGCGATCTCGACGCGCCGCAGCTCCAGGCCGAGGTCGGCCGCGTGTTCGCCGGCTGGGCCGGCGGCGTGGATCCGATCCAGCCCGCCAAGGCCACGCGCACCGACGCGCCGCAGGACCAGACGGTGAACATGCCCGACAAGACCAGCGTCACCGTGCTGATCGGCCAGGCCACCGGCCTGCGCTATCGCGACACCGATGCACTCGCGCTGCGCGTCGGCACCGCCATTCTCGGCAGTGGATTCACCGGCCGCTTGATGGCGAACGTCCGCGACCGCGAAGGGCTCACCTACGGCATTGGTTCGACGGTGGCGAAGGACACCTTCGTCGACGGCGATTGGCACATCAGTGCGACCTTCGGCCCGGCACTGCTGGAGAAAGGCCTCACCTCGACGCGCCGCGAATTGAAGACGTGGTATGAAAAAGGCGTGACCGAGGACGAGCTCGAGCGGCGCAAGGGCGACCTCGTGGGTTCCTTCAAGGTCGGACTCGCCACCACCGACGGCATGGCCGGCGCGCTGTTGAACGCGGTGCATCGCGGCGTGGACGTGACCTGGCTCGACGAATATCCGAAGCGCGTCGAAGCGCTGACCGCCCCGCAGGTAAACAGCACGATCAAGAAGTACCTGAAGCCGGAGTCGATGTACCTCGTCAAAGCCGGCACAGTCTCCGCCGCCCCGGCGAAGTAGGTTTTCGTAGGGGCGTCGCTCACCGACGCCCTCTACAGTAGGACGTTAGGCCAAAGCGCCGTCGTCACATAGGCGGAACGCGTTGCCGCCAATGC is part of the Opitutus terrae PB90-1 genome and harbors:
- a CDS encoding ATP-binding protein is translated as MPSSTPSPTPSGGPAPGPSSASRVGAPRSAWRPDRKIALLYVAYVLAHVGFHLCARFFEVDTGVSVWYPPVGLALALATMTGWRCAPLVLAVNLYSALVQTPGPITWTDWVLPGLFTLIYVGAGGAVHRWFGPVPQPTRPAPAAALIGTYLAAVAVAAVAGAAVVLAAGYTPVERFAVLTFHWWMGDLTGMLTVVPLCLVHVAPRLFQPAASSPRRWTRRQIWEIVAQACSLVGALVVVHGFGYLHPHQAYYLSFVPLVWICLRHGLPGATIAVFALTMGSLLSLSFTRAPAVLVTDLVLFEIALAVIGLGLGATVTRRARAETDRSRLLAILEASPDFVCTAALDGRVLYQNLALQRLRGDAPGQPPADRQLVDLHCPWAAERITREGIPIALAEGAWHGETALRLRDGGEIPVLELILVHRDDAGRAVMLSSVARDISSQKQAERARLESERSLLQAQKLDSLRVLAGGIAHDFNNLLTVVLGHATMTRLELAADSPAEKAVHQIELAALRAADLCRQMLAYSGRNQLATEPLDLTTIVEETGDLLRVSISKKCRLQLELSRALPPVQGDATQLSQIAMNLVINASDASEERGGLILLRTGLCDADATYLADACFVQSPAPGPYVYLEVTDHGCGMSPEVRRRIFEPFFTTKFTGHGLGLSAVLGIVRAHGGGIKVDSAPGRGTTFRVLLPIAAGAARPRPDKLAATTAWRGSGRALVVDDEESVREIACRMLRHFGFEPIAAADGREALELFRAAPGAFALVLLDLSMPVMDGRETFEEIFRLDPTTPVLLMSGYNKTGAPDSFDDPRLSGVVQKPFETATLGRALRDAWDNDLRRVA
- a CDS encoding M16 family metallopeptidase, whose translation is MNSRSFILAALLAATAGSLLAAETTAAAPAQADGFSFVKTVGVISEYTLDSNGLTVLLMPEHSSPTLTFMVTYRVGSRNEVTGTTGATHLLEHLMFKGTPEFNREKGNSVDQFLERIGGNYNATTWLDRTNYYANIASENLEGYVAIEADRMRNLWLRDQDRQPEMTVVRNEFERGENNPFQALIKEIFQAAYVAHPYHHSTIGWRSDIENVPIGKLREFYDTFYWPNNATVSVIGDVESVAALALVKKYYGVFPRSPRPIPELYTVEPAQTGMRHVTVKRAGQLGVVAIGHKVPAATHADYPAIQILSAILTSGKNSRLYKALTDKNLTVSVDAFLGFNHDPSLHITFAPLAPGASLENVEKIVYEEVERLKKDGVTPTEVSTAAAKILADAAFQRDGSFAIAGNLNECIAAGDWTLYYGIEEATKRVTAADVQRVANTYFNYDQSTAGWFVPNVAKEPAAAE
- a CDS encoding M16 family metallopeptidase → MKNLSSSLALLFTVPALALAQPTPPAPSATATPDTHLAARVVRANIAGIDLIAYPTGVKDVVTFRGSLPAGDAFASEDNVAIPTLVGMMLDKGTTKANKFEIAEKLESVGATISFDVGTQMTEVNAKCLKKDVPLVVGLIAEQLRSPAFSAEEFEKAKKQFIGSLQRQLESTDFRAADAFTRAVYPVGHPNRQPPPEELIKAAETAKLEDAKAFHAKYYGPAHFTLVAVGDLDAPQLQAEVGRVFAGWAGGVDPIQPAKATRTDAPQDQTVNMPDKTSVTVLIGQATGLRYRDTDALALRVGTAILGSGFTGRLMANVRDREGLTYGIGSTVAKDTFVDGDWHISATFGPALLEKGLTSTRRELKTWYEKGVTEDELERRKGDLVGSFKVGLATTDGMAGALLNAVHRGVDVTWLDEYPKRVEALTAPQVNSTIKKYLKPESMYLVKAGTVSAAPAK